A segment of the Chloroflexota bacterium genome:
GTAATACAGATTTCCCGTTATGTCTTTATGCTGGACTTCTAAATCAGAAAGGGCAGTCTGGCAGCGGGGGCACCAATTGACAATCCGCTCTCCACGATAAATCAAGCCTTTATTATATAGTCGGACAAAGGCAGTCCGTACCGCCCGGCTGGGCACCTCATCAAGGGTAAATCGCTCTCGAGTCCAGTCACAGGAAGCCCCCAGCCTCTGATGTTGGTATGTAATCGACTGCCGTGACTTCTTAACCCACTCCCAGACGCGCTCGATGAACTTCTCCCTGCCCAGCTTATGTCGGTCCAGTCCTTGCTCAGCCAGTTTCTGTTCTACGACCACCTGAGTAGCGATGCCAGCATGGTCAACTCCGGGCAGCCATAGCGCAGGCTCGCCTTTCATCCGATGCCACCTGATCATAATATCTTCCAGTGTAGCCGTCAGCGCATGCCCCAGATGAAGCTCGCCGGTGACATTAGGAGGCGGCATTATGATGACGAAGGGCTTTTTTTTGCGGTCTATCTTCGGAGTGAAATAGCCATGCTCCATCCAGAAGCGATACCACTTCTGCTCAACCTCACCTGGCTCATAAGCCTTTGGAATTTCAGGCATATCACATAACCCCAGCTATAAAGTAATGCGACCCCTCAGGGTCGCCTATCACACCAGCCTCAAAATACCGCACTACTAATAAATCTTACCTAAGTAGGGACAGACCTTCAGGTCTGTCCGCCTCGGACAGGTCTAAAGACCCGTCCCTACATTTTTTGACTGTCTCTTAGCCATGAGTTCCCTGTTAGCTTCAATAATCAATTGTGTAGCTTCCCTAATGTTTTCTCTTACTTCTTTCAAAGTTCGCCCTTGGGTGTTAACCCCCGGGAGCTCCTCTACATAGCCAATGTACCAATCTCCCCTTTTTTCAATAATTCCAGTGAACTCTCGTGACATTTCTTCTCCTTACGCTTTCCTAATGCGACACCTTCTCATTGGCTGGATAACTTCAATAAAATTTATAGCCCTGTACTATCTCTTTGCAGCCAAAAACTGGGCTACCTTATCCAGAATCTTGTCCGCCACTTCTCGCTTGGGCAAGAGGGGTAATTTCTCAACTTTACCCTTACGGTCAATTAGCACCACCTGGTTGGTATCAGCGCCGATGCCGCTAGCCCTAGCTGTTATGTCATTGGCAACGATAAGGTCAAGCTGCTTCTTTTCAAGCTTTTCCTTGGCATTAGATACCAGATTTTCAGTTTCAGCAGCAAAGCCAACCTTGAGAAACTTTCCCTTCACCTCAACCAGTATATCAGGCGTCCTCTCCAGTTCCAGCGTCAAACTGGAAGCTTGCTCCCGCTTAATCTTGCCCTTAGAGACCTTCTTAGGCCGATAATCAGCCACCGCCGCTGCCATTATCAGGACATCTGCTTTAGCCACAGCCTTCTTCACCGCCTCATACATCCCCTGAGCCGTGCCAACATTCACCACATCTACGCCGACCGGTTTTGAAAGAGCACTGGGCGCACTAACCAGCACCACCTGAGCACCGCGGTCTCTGGCGGCTTCAGCCAGTGCATAACCCATCTTGCCGGAAGAGCGATTGGTCAAGCATCGGACCGGGTCAACCGGCTCCTGAGTGCCGCCGGCAGTAACCACAATTCGCCTGCCTGCCAGATCACGGCTTCTACCCAAAACCTGGCGGATAGTACCTAAAATCTCGCTTACATCGACAAGGCGTCCCAGGCCTATTCCACCCGAGGCGAGCCGACCATAATCAGGGCCGACGATGGTGAAACCACGCGCCTTCAGCTTAGCCAGATTATCCTGGGTTACCTGGTTCTCATACATGCCGGCATGCATCGCCGGAGCCATGATAATAGGTGCCTTTGTGGCCAGCACAGTGCAGCAGAGCATATCATCAGCAATACCAGCAGCTATCCTGGCAATGATGTCCGCTGTAGCTGGAGCTATAGCCACCACATCAGCAGCCTTGGCCAGAGCTACATGCTCCACACTGTATTCAGAAGCCAACTCGAACATCTTGGTAACCACAGGCCTGCCAGTGATGTTACGAAAGGTCAATGGTGTTATAAACTCGGTAGCGGCTTCGGTCATAATAACCTCAACTCTAGCCCCCGCCTGCGTTAACTGGCTAGCTAATTCAGCAGCCTTATAAGCAGCGATGCTGCCGGTTACACCTAACACTACAGTCTTACCTTCTAACTCCATATCCCTAATCCTTTACCTTGTTCATTTCATAGATTAAACGCAAACCTATAAGCGTCAAGTCAGGATTTACCTCCTCGATTACCGGTGTTTCCCGAGCCAGGAGCTCGGCATAGCCCCCCGTAGCCACCACCTTTGCTTTACCTCCTAGTTCTTGCTGAATCCGAGTCACTATACCTTCAATCAGCCCGGCATAACCGAAGACTATGCCAGATTGCATAGCGGCAACAGTATTCCTACCGATAGCCCGTTTGGGATGAGTCAATTCCACCCGTGGCAGCACCGCAGTCCGGGCAAACAAAGCTTCCGTGGCAATAGCAATTCCTGGGGCAATAGCCCCTCCAAGATAATCCCCTTCCTCAGATACAACATCAAAAGTGGTGGCAGTGCCCAGGTCAATGACAATCACCGGGCCACCATATAGCGCATGAGCGGCTACCGCATTCACTATTCGGTCGGCGCCAACCTCCCTCGGGTTATCCATAGAGATTCGCACTCCTGTCTTGACACCGGCCTCTATCACTAAAGGAGCAACCTTTAGATATCGCCGGCACATCTCCTCAAAAACGCCTACCAGCGGAGGAACAACGCTGCATAATATCGCATCAGTAATTTTAGAAGCAGAAATACCCTGGCGCTCAAAAAGATTAAGCATCAAGCTGGCATATTCATCTGGCATACGATGAACACCGGTCGCCACCCTCCAGGTAGCCTTCAACTTACTACCATCAAAGATGCCAACAGTCATGTTAGTATTGCCAACATCAACAGCTAATAACACTACACTCACCAAACCTTAAGATGTCTCTCTCAGTTTAAGCCCCATTATCACCTTAGGTAAAACCGGCAAAAGGTCACTAGCCAACATCCCGACATCACCCATCTCCCGACTCACCATCTCTCCAGCCTCACCATGAAGATAGACACCACAAGCTGCAGCATCGAAAAGAGACATGCCTTGAGCCACCAATCCGGCAATCACACCAGTAAGCACATCACCAGTTCCGGCTGAGGCCAATCCCGGGTTAGCTACCTGACTGATTCGCGCCTGACCATCAGCTGCTGCCACAATAGTATATGCCCCCTTAAGCACAATCACCTTTCGCCACTCCATAGCCGCTTTCCGAGCAATCTCCAGGCGCTGCCGCTGCACCTCATCCACCGAAACTTCCGCGAGCCGCGCCATCTCGCCCGGATGTGGCGTAAGTATAGCATCCTGACTTAGCTTCTGCCACCAATGGGGTATCTGGGCTAAAGCATTCAAAACATCAGCATCAAGAACCAAAGCTGGAGAGGAACTTTTTGCCAAACTAAACAGAGTAGACTTAATAAACTCCACAACCTGTGGCTTTTGCCCCAATCCACATCCTATAAGCAAAACTTCGTAGCTTGGTAGTAACTCTTTTAGAACAGATACTGCTTTAGAAGCGATTATCCCAGCTTCAGCTTCTGGCAAAGGAGCATAAGTTACTTCAGCCATTTTCGCTGCCAGAATTGGCTGCAGACTCGAAGCCGTAGACAATGTTATCAGACCAGCCCCCACCTTAGCCGCTCCCATACAGGCAAGGTAAGCAGCTCCGATATAGTTGATTGAGCCAGCAACTACTAAAACTCTACCAAAGCTCCCTTTATTGGCACTAAGAGGACGCCTAGGTAACACCGATTTAACCCAATCCCCGGTGATTAGCTCGGTCGGTATATTCTCTGCCAGACTGGGCGGTATGCCGATATCAGCTATGATAACCCTGCCAGCCCTTTCAGCACCGGGGAAGTTGAATAATCCAGGCTTAGGATAACCAAGGGTAACAGTGGCATCAACATAGGGACAGCTTGGATCAACTGCCCCAGTATCAGAATCGAGTCCCGAAGGTACATCCACGGCGATAACTAAAAGCTCGGGATTCTTCTGCTTAGCCGCTATAACCCTGGTCAGCACTTCTTTAAACACACCACCAACAGTGCGACTTCTGCCTGTACCAAAGACGGCATCGATTATCACTTCAGAAGAAGCTAAGAGGCTGCCCAAACTGGCGAAATCCTTGTCCTGGTCAGCCTGAATAGTGATTATGCCCCGCTCTTGAGCTAGCGCCAGATTCTTATCGCTAGCTGGACGCTGACTGCACAAGTAAAGACTGACGTCAGCCCCCCAATCGTCAAGATAACGACCTGCCACCAGGCCATCCCCACCGTTATTCCCCGTACCAACTATGACTAAGATATGCTTGCCGATAACACCACCAATAAGCTTCCTGGTTTCCTCGGCTACAGCCCGCCCGGCATTCTCCATCAATGTTTCAGTGGTCAAACCGATGCCAGCAGCACTGCGGTCAATCTTCCGCATTTGCTCCGCGGTAACAATCTTCATAACCCAGACCGCCTTCCACTATTTCTATTTTTGTGCCGCGAACCTCTCC
Coding sequences within it:
- a CDS encoding type II toxin-antitoxin system HicB family antitoxin translates to MSREFTGIIEKRGDWYIGYVEELPGVNTQGRTLKEVRENIREATQLIIEANRELMAKRQSKNVGTGL
- the coaBC gene encoding bifunctional phosphopantothenoylcysteine decarboxylase/phosphopantothenate--cysteine ligase CoaBC is translated as MELEGKTVVLGVTGSIAAYKAAELASQLTQAGARVEVIMTEAATEFITPLTFRNITGRPVVTKMFELASEYSVEHVALAKAADVVAIAPATADIIARIAAGIADDMLCCTVLATKAPIIMAPAMHAGMYENQVTQDNLAKLKARGFTIVGPDYGRLASGGIGLGRLVDVSEILGTIRQVLGRSRDLAGRRIVVTAGGTQEPVDPVRCLTNRSSGKMGYALAEAARDRGAQVVLVSAPSALSKPVGVDVVNVGTAQGMYEAVKKAVAKADVLIMAAAVADYRPKKVSKGKIKREQASSLTLELERTPDILVEVKGKFLKVGFAAETENLVSNAKEKLEKKQLDLIVANDITARASGIGADTNQVVLIDRKGKVEKLPLLPKREVADKILDKVAQFLAAKR
- a CDS encoding type III pantothenate kinase, whose translation is MLLAVDVGNTNMTVGIFDGSKLKATWRVATGVHRMPDEYASLMLNLFERQGISASKITDAILCSVVPPLVGVFEEMCRRYLKVAPLVIEAGVKTGVRISMDNPREVGADRIVNAVAAHALYGGPVIVIDLGTATTFDVVSEEGDYLGGAIAPGIAIATEALFARTAVLPRVELTHPKRAIGRNTVAAMQSGIVFGYAGLIEGIVTRIQQELGGKAKVVATGGYAELLARETPVIEEVNPDLTLIGLRLIYEMNKVKD
- a CDS encoding NAD(P)H-hydrate dehydratase; this encodes MKIVTAEQMRKIDRSAAGIGLTTETLMENAGRAVAEETRKLIGGVIGKHILVIVGTGNNGGDGLVAGRYLDDWGADVSLYLCSQRPASDKNLALAQERGIITIQADQDKDFASLGSLLASSEVIIDAVFGTGRSRTVGGVFKEVLTRVIAAKQKNPELLVIAVDVPSGLDSDTGAVDPSCPYVDATVTLGYPKPGLFNFPGAERAGRVIIADIGIPPSLAENIPTELITGDWVKSVLPRRPLSANKGSFGRVLVVAGSINYIGAAYLACMGAAKVGAGLITLSTASSLQPILAAKMAEVTYAPLPEAEAGIIASKAVSVLKELLPSYEVLLIGCGLGQKPQVVEFIKSTLFSLAKSSSPALVLDADVLNALAQIPHWWQKLSQDAILTPHPGEMARLAEVSVDEVQRQRLEIARKAAMEWRKVIVLKGAYTIVAAADGQARISQVANPGLASAGTGDVLTGVIAGLVAQGMSLFDAAACGVYLHGEAGEMVSREMGDVGMLASDLLPVLPKVIMGLKLRETS